In Elaeis guineensis isolate ETL-2024a chromosome 1, EG11, whole genome shotgun sequence, a genomic segment contains:
- the LOC105061287 gene encoding LOW QUALITY PROTEIN: polygalacturonase inhibitor 1-like (The sequence of the model RefSeq protein was modified relative to this genomic sequence to represent the inferred CDS: inserted 1 base in 1 codon), which yields MSIPTLSTFGPLVLFLFLLSANPSPVTSMDCDIGDRTALLKTKDSLGNPVELSTWVPATNCCNWSNLYCTESGRVYNVYLSAVNISARVPSAIGDLSALQFLSFDTMMGLTGPIPPSFAKLSSLELLQISDTSISGPVPAFLSSTNLSALILSNNKLSGPIPSALSSLSNLRYXDLSGNRLTGSIPPGLLHGEFRFLILSNNQLTGKIPPSYGDGDIDTIDLGHNQLAGDPSFLFSAVKPMTKIDLSWNELGFDMTRVVFPRRLTKLDLSHNRIRGRVSKSLMDLNQLKDLNLTYNQLCGEIPTGRAMVRHGAECYLHNKCLCGTPLPACHKASRS from the exons ATGTCTATTCCCACGCTATCCACCTTCGGGCCACTTGTCTTATTCCTCTTCCTTCTATCCGCCAACCCAAGCCCCGTGACTTCTATGGATTGTGATATTGGCGACAGAACAGCCTTGCTCAAAACTAAGGACTCCCTTGGCAACCCAGTCGAGCTCTCTACCTGGGTCCCCGCCACCAACTGCTGCAACTGGAGTAACCTCTACTGCACCGAGTCCGGCCGGGTCTACAACGTTTACCTCTCAGCCGTCAACATCTCCGCCCGAGTCCCGTCCGCCATCGGCGACCTCTCCGCCCTCCAATTCCTATCCTTCGACACCATGATGGGCCTCACCGGTCCCATCCCTCCCTCCTTCGCCAAGCTCTCCAGCCTCGAGCTCCTCCAGATAAGCGACACCTCCATCTCCGGTCCTGTCCCTGCCTTCCTCTCCAGCACCAATCTCAGCGCCCTCATCCTCTCCAACAACAAGCTCTCCGGCCCCATCCCTTCCGCCCTCAGCAGCCTTTCCAACCTCCGCT TTGATCTTAGCGGCAACCGCCTCACGGGATCTATACCACCAGGCCTGCTACATGGAGAGTTTCGCTTCCTTATACTCTCCAACAACCAGCTAACGGGCAAGATTCCTCCATCCTACGGCGATGGCGACATCGACACCATCGATCTGGGCCACAATCAGCTCGCCGGAGACCCGTCGTTCTTGTTCAGCGCCGTGAAGCCGATGACCAAGATCGACTTGTCGTGGAACGAGCTGGGGTTCGACATGACTCGCGTTGTGTTCCCCAGGCGTCTAACGAAATTGGACCTGAGCCACAACCGGATCCGGGGGAGGGTGTCCAAGTCGCTCATGGACCTGAACCAGCTCAAGGACCTGAATCTGACCTACAACCAGCTGTGTGGAGAGATACCCACCGGGAGGGCGATGGTGCGGCACGGCGCGGAGTGCTACCTCCACAACAAATGCCTCTGCGGAACGCCACTTCCGGCGTGCCACAAAGCCAGCCGAAGCTGA